The Synechococcus sp. MU1643 genome contains a region encoding:
- a CDS encoding F420-0:Gamma-glutamyl ligase — protein sequence MSLLLAPLGLGLAVAWLELRHRLRPASPLRMTPRNWRVDDLSGRLRIEGVLEISNPHPRMEVFVPELRVEPVLLGSSDPAGLEVKTRIIADHPDEETRADGYWAAYIVKGRKTTRARVSIEITGPTPSVRVDSLWVDAHWVNYGPFGRLERRQGVLVPLTRPEPLQPDQANFRQGEGCRVLPLRTHLLGPLDDAIDVLRTYAADLVQPGDILTIGETPVAVIQGRYRHPSEVEPGMVARLACRVFHPTSSLATACGMQTLIDLVGPTRVLAAWLGGLLMKLVGIPGGFYRLAGDQARLIDDITGTTPPYDQTIVLGPSQAEQFCRDASAELGVDVAIVDVNDLGRVKVLASSPGCDEGLLGRALHPNPAGNANERTPLVLVRPGLE from the coding sequence GTGTCGCTGCTGCTTGCTCCGCTAGGCCTTGGACTCGCCGTGGCCTGGTTGGAGCTCCGCCACCGCCTGAGACCCGCTTCGCCGTTGCGGATGACTCCTCGCAACTGGCGCGTCGATGATCTGAGCGGCCGGCTCCGCATCGAAGGTGTGTTGGAGATCAGCAACCCCCACCCCCGCATGGAGGTTTTTGTGCCGGAGCTGCGGGTCGAACCCGTTCTGCTTGGGTCCTCCGACCCCGCCGGTCTGGAGGTGAAAACGCGGATCATTGCTGACCATCCCGATGAGGAGACCAGGGCGGACGGCTACTGGGCGGCTTACATCGTCAAAGGACGCAAGACCACGCGTGCTCGGGTTTCGATCGAGATCACCGGACCAACGCCATCGGTCCGGGTCGACAGCCTCTGGGTGGATGCCCACTGGGTGAATTACGGACCCTTCGGTCGCTTGGAGCGCCGTCAGGGCGTGCTGGTTCCCCTGACCCGTCCTGAACCCCTGCAGCCCGATCAAGCCAACTTCCGCCAGGGGGAGGGGTGCCGTGTGCTGCCGCTGCGCACCCACCTGCTCGGACCCCTGGATGACGCCATTGACGTCTTGCGTACCTATGCCGCTGATTTGGTCCAGCCTGGCGACATCCTCACCATCGGCGAGACCCCCGTGGCTGTGATCCAGGGGCGCTATCGCCATCCCAGTGAGGTGGAACCAGGCATGGTGGCGCGTCTGGCTTGCCGTGTGTTCCACCCCACCAGCAGCCTGGCGACGGCCTGCGGCATGCAGACCTTGATCGATTTGGTGGGCCCGACGCGGGTGCTTGCGGCCTGGTTGGGGGGGCTCCTGATGAAGCTGGTGGGTATCCCCGGGGGCTTCTATCGCCTCGCCGGTGATCAGGCTCGCTTGATCGACGACATCACCGGAACCACACCGCCTTATGACCAGACCATTGTTTTGGGTCCATCCCAGGCCGAGCAGTTCTGTCGTGATGCCTCTGCTGAACTCGGGGTTGACGTAGCCATCGTCGACGTCAACGACCTCGGCCGTGTGAAGGTACTGGCTTCCAGCCCCGGATGTGATGAGGGCTTGCTGGGCCGGGCCCTGCACCCCAATCCCGCTGGCAATGCCAATGAGCGCACCCCCCTGGTCTTGGTGCGGCCAGGCCTGGAATGA